The Mumia flava sequence ACCGCGGGGCAGCTCCAGCAGGGCGAGCGGGTTCCCGCGCGCTTCGGAGACGACCCGGTCGAGCACGGCCGCGTCGAGCGGGCCGGGCGTCACCTGCCGCAGCAGACGGCGCGCGTCGTCGTCGTCGAGCCCGTGCAGGGTCAGCTCGGGCAGACCCGACAGGTCGTCGCCGTCGACGACCGGGTCGCGCACCGCGAACACGATCAGCACCCGATCGGCACCGAGCCGTCGAGCGACGAACGCCAGGACCTGGCGGGAGGCCTGGTCCAGCCACTGGGCGTCGTCGACCACGCAGACCAGCGGCTGCGACTCTGCCGCCTCCGAGAGCAGCGTCAGGACCGCGAGGCCGATCAGGAAGCGGTCCGGCGGCGCGCCCCCGTGCAGGCCGAAGGCGACGCCCAGCGCCGCCGCCTGCGGCGCCGGCAGCGCGCCCAGGCCATCGAGGAACGGCGCGCACAGGAGGTGCAGCCCGGCGTGGGCGAGCTCGACCTCCGACTCGATCCCGTTGGCCCGGACCACCCGGAACCCCTCTGCGCGGTCGCACAGGTCGTCGAGCATCGCGGTCTTGCCCACGCCCGCCTCGCCCCGCACCACCAGCACACCGCTGCGCCCGCCGCGCACGCTCGACAGGAGCCGGTCGAGCGTCTCGCTCTCACGGCGTCGCCCCAGCAGCGTCGGACCAGACCCGGGTCCCGGCATGGCGACACAGTACCGGCGGTGCGGCGGTCCGGCGCCTTCGTGCGCTGCACCGTACGCTCCGGCACGTCCGGCGCGCGTGACGTACGGGAGGCGCCGCACCCCCGCGACGACGCCTCCCGTACGGGCCTGTGTGCGCCGGCTCAGCCGAACGCCTTCCAGAACGCGCAGTGGTGGCGCTCGGCGAACGTGCCGTCGACGACGGGACCGGTCGACGTGAGCGAGAGGATCCGTTCACGCCGGTCGTCGAAGCGCGGCCACGTGCCCTGCCGGGTCGACGGCGATCCGGTGGCGGCGAACTGTGCCCACGCACTCCTCATCGTCCGGGCGAGCGCCTCCTGGCTCGGCGTGAGCGTCGCGGGAGCCGCGTTCGGGAGGCCGAAGAGGTACTGGAGCTCGGTCTGGTGGGTCGCGACGTACGGCGGGCCGAGCGCGTCCGGCACGAAGCGCTCGGGCGCGGTGTCGTCGTTGAACTCGTAGCCGTACGTCGGGACGTACTTCGCCGCAGCCCGGTCGAGCACGAGGGCGGGGCACGAGAAGTTCGCATCCGACGACAGCGCGCTGAACGCCAGCGCCGCCGACCCGTACGACTCCACGGGATACTCGGCTGCGGCAGCCGCCGCCTTCGGCGCCGAGACACCGAGGGTCGTGGAGATGACGTCCTCGTACGAGTCCACGGTGATCGGACCCGGCAGCGCAACGGTCGCGCCGTTGCTGACGCTGAGCCCCAGGTTGGTGAAGATCCGCTCCTCCTCGTGGTTCGACCCGTTGACCAGCGGGACGCGGTGGAACCGACCGGCTGCGATCGCTGACCCCACGGACTCCCGGATCACGGCGCCGTCGACGATCCCAGGGGTGTACGACAGCGGCTCGTTGGCCACGAGCGTCGACGCGGGGAGGGCGCGCAGGCACTCGGCCGTCTGCTCGGGGCAGCCGGCCGCCTCCGCGAAGGTGCGCCCGTCGGCCTCGCCCTGCCTGAGCGACTCCTGCTTCGGCGCGAACGCCCCGCTCTGGACGACCGCACGCTGGAACAGCCCGCGCGCGCCCGGCGACACCAGCTGGTTGAGCACCGACAGGCCGCCCGCGGACTGGCCGGCGATCGTCACGTTGCGCGGGTCGCCTCCGAACCGGCCGATGTTGCGCTGCACCCACCGCAGCGCCGCCTGCTGGTCCATCAGCCCGTAGTTGCCCGACGCGCCGCCGCGGTGGCGTGCCAGCGCGGGGTGGGCCAGGAAGCCGAGCGGACCGAGCCGGTAGTTGATGGTGACGACCACGGTGCCCTCGGCGGCGAGCTGGGTCGCGTCGTAGTCCGCTCCCTCCCCGATCGCGTAGCCTCCCCCGTGGATCCAGACCAGCACCGGCAGCGCCCGACGACCGTGCGGCGCACGGGTCGGCGCCGTCACGTTCAGCGCGAGGCAGTCCTCGCTGCTGCCGTTCGGGCTCGGAGGCGCCTGCGGGCAGACCGGTCCGAACGCGCTCGCGTCGCGGATCCCCCGCCACGGGCGTACGCGCTGCGGCGGGCGCCAGCGCAGCGACCCCAGCGGCGGCGCCGCGTACGGGACCCCGCGGAACTCCTGCACGTCCCCGGTGACGGTGCCGCGCAGCAGACCGCCGTCGACCTCGACCACCGGGGCGCGGTGGCTGTGCTGCGCATGGCCCTTCGACGGGTTCGCGGCTGCGTCGGGGACGACGGTGTCCGGTGAGAACCCGGCGACGACGCCGAGGAGTGCGAGCAGCACGATCCCGACCCGCAGCGCCACCGGGCGCCGCGACGGTGGTGCTGTCTTCTGTGTCTGCATGATGGGCTCCTTCGGTGATGGAGCCTCCACCGTCGTCGCTCGCGCGCTCACCTCGCGCCCGTGCTCACCCCCGGGTCGCGACGCCCCCGTGCCCGGGCCGCAGACCTGGTGCGCCCGGCGGCGACGGGTCCCTACCCTCCCCCGCCGGCGCGCTCGAGAGCCGAGCGCAGCTGGCGACGCGACGACAGACCGAGCTTCGCGAAGACCTTGTGCAGGTGCCACTCGACCGTGCGCGGGCTCAGGAAGAGCTGCGCACCGATCTCGGTGTTCGTGCTGCCTGCCGCGGCCAGGCGCGCGATCTGGTGCTCCTGGGCGGTCAGGTCGTCCAGCGTGTCCGGCGTCCGACGGCGCGCGGTCTCACCCGTCGCCGCCAGCTCGCGGCGCGCTCGCTCGGCGAAGGCGTCGGCTCCCATCTCGGTGAACATGGTGTGGGCGAGCCGCAGCTGGTGGCGCGCGTCGACCCGTCGGTTCTCCCGTCGCAGCCACTCGCCGTAGACGAGGTGCGTGCGCGCCAGCGCCGTGCGAACGGACGTCTGCCCGAGCAGCTCCAGGCTCTCCTCGTACAGCGTCTCGGCCTCGGCGCCCTCGCACAGCATCGCGCGACAGCGCGCCGCGACGCCCCGGGCCCAGGCCGTCCCGCAGCCGTCCGCGATCTCGACGAGCCGATCGACCGCCTCGCGTGCGCGGTCGTGCCGCGCGCTGCGCACCGCCGCCTCCGCCCGTTCGGCCACGCACCACAGCGCGAGGCCCAGGTCGTACGGGTGCTCGGCGATCTCCTCGGTCGCCTCGAACGCCTCGTCGTAGCGGCCGAGGGCGTTGCGGACCAACGCGCTCATCCAGCCGGTCGCGACGAACCATTGTCCCTCTCCGCGGTCGAGCACGCCGGCGCTCCTGCTCGCCCGCAGCGCATCGGTCGCCGCGAGGTCACCGCGGTAGGCCGCCAGCCATCCCGAGCGGTCGAGGCTGGCCGGTGAGCCGATCACCTCGACGACGGTCGCGGCATCCGTCGCGATGGCGGAGGCCGTCGCGACGTCACCGACCAGGAGCGCGTACGACACCTGCTCAGCCATCGCGACGGGCAGCAGCGCCACCCTGCCCGAGCGGCGCGCGAGACGGACCTGCCGCTCGCTGAACCGAGCCAGGGCGGCGTCGTCGGCCACGATCCGCGCGACCAGGCAGCCGACCCACAGCCACCTCAGCGCGTCGTCGTCCTCGACCGTCTCCTCGTCCAACGCGTCCAGCGCCGATCGCAGCGCCGGCGCTCCCGCGGCGTACCCGTCGGTGGTCAGGACGGCGAGGCCGTGCAGGATCAGGTCGCTCGCACGCTCCGGCTCTCCCAGCGACCCTACCTCCTCGGCGGCCAGGACGGCCGCCGCGACGTCACGCACGTCAGCTCCGCGCGCGAGCCGCCCGGCCGACAGTGCCGCCAGGAACGCCCACAAGAAGGTCTCGCGGGCCGTGGTCGGGTCGTGCGGGGCCAGGCCGTGGGCAGCCCGTACGTAGAGAGCGGTCGCGTCGCGCCCGCGCGCCGTCGCGTACGAGACGTGGGCGCGCACGAGGTCGGCGCGGGCGCGCTCGTGGTCCCCGAGCGGGCCGGCCTCCGCGATCGCCACGAGCCGAAGCGCCTCCTGCGCGGAGCCGACCGGGTAGGTCTCCTCGGCCGCGGCGAGAGCCCGACGGGAACGGACGGCCGGGTCCGGGGTGAGCTCGACGGCACGTGCCCGGAACGCCGCCCCGGCAGCGATCCCGCCGCGGCCCCGGGCACGGTCGGCCGACGCCTCCAGCTCGGCCGCGACGGTCTCGTCCAGGCCGGCCGTGGCGCGGGCGAGGTGCCAGGCCCGACGGTCGGGGTCGGACTCGCGGTCGGTCACCTCCGCCAGCGCGCGGTCCGCCGCCCGCCGCTCCTGCGCCGACGCGGCGTGCCACGCGGCCGAGCGTACGAGCGGGTGGCGGAACAGAACGTGTCCGGCCAGGTTGACCAGGCCCTCCTGCGTCGCGGGTGCGGCGGCCTCCGGCCCGACCCCGAGGCGTTCGGCGGCCTTGAAGATCCGGACGGGGTCACCGGCGGGCTCGCACGCCGCGAGAAGGAGCAGGAGACGCGTGTCCGCCGGGAGATCGGCGATCTGGCGCGCGAAGCTCTGCTCGACGCGGCGCGACACCGACCGTTCGGAGGGCACGGGATGGCCGTCGGCGACCTGGTCGGAGCGGCGACCGCGGTTCAGCTCGAGCAGCGCGAGAGGGTTTCCGCCGGACTCGGCCACGATGCGGTCGCGGACGGCCGCATCGAGCGAGCCTGGGACCACCGCGTCGAGCAGCTCGCCCGCGATCGCGGGCTCGAGCCCGGCGAGGCGCAGCTCCTCGACGCCGGTCAGGAACCTGTGCCCCACGCCGTCGCGCACGGCGAAGACCAGCCCGACGGACTCGGCCACGAGCCGCCGTGCCACGAAGGCCAGCACCTCGGCCGACGCACGATCGAGCCACTGGGCGTCGTCGACCACCCACACCAGCGGCCGCCCGGAGGCGACGACCGACGCCAGGCCGAGCAGGGCCAGCCCGACGATGAACCGGTCCGGCGGGGTTCCCTCCTTGCGGCCGAACGCCACCGCCAGGGCGTCGGCCTGCGGCTCGGGGAGCTCGTCGAGGCGGTCGAGGAACGGCGCGCAGAGCTGCTGCGCTCCCGCGTAGGCGAGCTCCATCTCGGACTCGACGGCCGTCGACCGGACCACCTGGCACCCCGCGACCTCGGCGCCGCGGCCGACGTGGTCCAGCATCGCGGTCTTGCCGATCCCGGCTTCGCCCCGCACCGCGAGCGCACGGCTCTGGCCGGCGAGCAGGCTGGCGACGAGACGATCGAGGACCTCGCGCTCGCGTCGCCGGCCGAGCAGCCGAGGAGCATCGTCCTCGACCGCCGGCGGGAACGGCCGACGCACCACGACCCCGGCGGAGAGCGGAGTCTCCGGCGGCGCCGGGTGCGGCCCGCTCACGTCACGCTCGTCCTGCGAGGAACTCGAGCAGCGCCGAGTTGACCTCCTCGGGGAAGGTCCAGCAGACGTTGTGCGGGCCCTCCTCGACCTCGACCACCCTCAGGTCGACGATCAGCTCCTCGTCGCGCAGCCGGGCCGCCGTCGCCTCGAACGGAAGGATCCGGTCCGCCGTGCCGTGGATGACCAGCGTCGGGACGTCGATCTTCGGCAGGTCGGGCCGGAAGTCGGTGAGCCACGAGTCGACGCAGGCGTACGACGCGTACGCCGACGAGCCCGCCGCCACACCGAAGGCGTTGCGGAGCGCCGCGTCGCTGATCCGCTCCGGCGCCAGGACGTCGGTGTTGAAGAAGTTCGCGAAGAAGTCGTCGAAGTACGCGTAGCGGTCCGCGACGACCGCCTCCTTGATCTCCTCGAACACGCTCCCCGGCACCCCCTTCGGGTTGTCCTCGGTCTGCAGGAGGTACGGCGGGATGACGCCGATCAGCACGGCACGGTCGATCCCCTCCGAGCCGTACGTCCCCAGGTACCGCGTCACCTCGCCCGTCCCCATCGAGAATCCGACGAGCGTGGCGTCCTCGTCAAGCGCCAGGTGGTCCAGGACCGCCTTCAGGTCGGCGGCGAACGTGTCGTAGTCGTAGCCCGTCGTGGGCTGCGACGACGCCCCGAAGCCTCGCCGGTCGTAGGTGATGCAGCGGAAGCCCTCGGCGAGCAGCGCGCGTTCCTGGCGCTCCCAGGAGGCCCCGCTCAACGGGTAGCCGTGCACGAGGACGACCGGGTGG is a genomic window containing:
- a CDS encoding alpha/beta fold hydrolase, with protein sequence MGTVIVGQENSTDIEIHYEDHGTGHPVVLVHGYPLSGASWERQERALLAEGFRCITYDRRGFGASSQPTTGYDYDTFAADLKAVLDHLALDEDATLVGFSMGTGEVTRYLGTYGSEGIDRAVLIGVIPPYLLQTEDNPKGVPGSVFEEIKEAVVADRYAYFDDFFANFFNTDVLAPERISDAALRNAFGVAAGSSAYASYACVDSWLTDFRPDLPKIDVPTLVIHGTADRILPFEATAARLRDEELIVDLRVVEVEEGPHNVCWTFPEEVNSALLEFLAGRA
- a CDS encoding carboxylesterase/lipase family protein; amino-acid sequence: MQTQKTAPPSRRPVALRVGIVLLALLGVVAGFSPDTVVPDAAANPSKGHAQHSHRAPVVEVDGGLLRGTVTGDVQEFRGVPYAAPPLGSLRWRPPQRVRPWRGIRDASAFGPVCPQAPPSPNGSSEDCLALNVTAPTRAPHGRRALPVLVWIHGGGYAIGEGADYDATQLAAEGTVVVTINYRLGPLGFLAHPALARHRGGASGNYGLMDQQAALRWVQRNIGRFGGDPRNVTIAGQSAGGLSVLNQLVSPGARGLFQRAVVQSGAFAPKQESLRQGEADGRTFAEAAGCPEQTAECLRALPASTLVANEPLSYTPGIVDGAVIRESVGSAIAAGRFHRVPLVNGSNHEEERIFTNLGLSVSNGATVALPGPITVDSYEDVISTTLGVSAPKAAAAAAEYPVESYGSAALAFSALSSDANFSCPALVLDRAAAKYVPTYGYEFNDDTAPERFVPDALGPPYVATHQTELQYLFGLPNAAPATLTPSQEALARTMRSAWAQFAATGSPSTRQGTWPRFDDRRERILSLTSTGPVVDGTFAERHHCAFWKAFG
- a CDS encoding ATP-binding protein; its protein translation is MSGPHPAPPETPLSAGVVVRRPFPPAVEDDAPRLLGRRREREVLDRLVASLLAGQSRALAVRGEAGIGKTAMLDHVGRGAEVAGCQVVRSTAVESEMELAYAGAQQLCAPFLDRLDELPEPQADALAVAFGRKEGTPPDRFIVGLALLGLASVVASGRPLVWVVDDAQWLDRASAEVLAFVARRLVAESVGLVFAVRDGVGHRFLTGVEELRLAGLEPAIAGELLDAVVPGSLDAAVRDRIVAESGGNPLALLELNRGRRSDQVADGHPVPSERSVSRRVEQSFARQIADLPADTRLLLLLAACEPAGDPVRIFKAAERLGVGPEAAAPATQEGLVNLAGHVLFRHPLVRSAAWHAASAQERRAADRALAEVTDRESDPDRRAWHLARATAGLDETVAAELEASADRARGRGGIAAGAAFRARAVELTPDPAVRSRRALAAAEETYPVGSAQEALRLVAIAEAGPLGDHERARADLVRAHVSYATARGRDATALYVRAAHGLAPHDPTTARETFLWAFLAALSAGRLARGADVRDVAAAVLAAEEVGSLGEPERASDLILHGLAVLTTDGYAAGAPALRSALDALDEETVEDDDALRWLWVGCLVARIVADDAALARFSERQVRLARRSGRVALLPVAMAEQVSYALLVGDVATASAIATDAATVVEVIGSPASLDRSGWLAAYRGDLAATDALRASRSAGVLDRGEGQWFVATGWMSALVRNALGRYDEAFEATEEIAEHPYDLGLALWCVAERAEAAVRSARHDRAREAVDRLVEIADGCGTAWARGVAARCRAMLCEGAEAETLYEESLELLGQTSVRTALARTHLVYGEWLRRENRRVDARHQLRLAHTMFTEMGADAFAERARRELAATGETARRRTPDTLDDLTAQEHQIARLAAAGSTNTEIGAQLFLSPRTVEWHLHKVFAKLGLSSRRQLRSALERAGGGG